The nucleotide window ACCACGAAGTATGCAATCGTGTACGTCCCGAAGATGGACAGGAGGGCGCGGTTGTACGGCATCGAGCGCAGCCATTTGTCCCAGACGAAGACCATCAACAGGCCGCCGATTAGTCCGGCCGTGAGCGAGGTGATGAGCGCGCCGATGAGAAAGTCGTACGGGCTGTATCCGCCGAGTCCGCAGTTGAACTGAAGCAGCGCGGAATAACCCTGAAGGAACAGGATCAAGCTCACGAACGACCACGCGACGGTTATGAGCAGGATGGTCGTTAACTTCGACCGCACCTGCGAACTGATGTGGAAGGGAGAAGATCGCATCGGACTCCTCTGAAGATGGGTGACGCGCCAATATCGCACGGGCAGACGAGAATCGTGGAACCCTGTTGCCGAGAATGATCACCGGCGCACACCGGGTCGTCCGAGCGGCCGCCTTCGAATGTCTTCCGAGAGAGGTGGACCTCCACGCCGACTTTCTTGCACGCCCTCCCTTCCGGCCGCCACGAAAGTTCGCCATCCACACGAGGAGTACTACGGGCCTATATCCGAAGCCGCCCCCACTTCAGATAGCGCGGAGTCCGGCGGCAGAATTCCGCATAGCGTTCGCCGAACACGCGACGCAGGTGTTCCTCCTCCACCAGAATCAGGAGATGAAGGCTTACGGCGACCACCAGCAGCGCCGCGAGACACCACAGGGACCAGTCCGTCAAAGCAAAACCCAACAGGAATAGCAACCATCCTACGTACTGCGGATTGCGACTCCAGCGATACGACCCTGCTGATGTAAGCTCGCCCGGATGAAGACACAACATCTTCGCGACCGAGCGGAAGTGCACAATGCTCACCAGGCACAGGGCGAGGCCCAGGACGCCTACTACGACGCCGACGTAGGCGGCTAACGTACTCGGCATTTTGTAAGTCGTGGCGAATTCGAGGACCAAGTTTGGCACGAACAACATCGCGCACAACAGAAACAGGCCCACCAGACCGAGTCTGCCGCGCCGGCGGTACTCCCATCGCGCGTACAGGAGTGCGGCCGTGCTTATCCCAACGGACAATATGACCAGGAAAGCGAGCATCTGCCAGCCAGTACAGCTATTGTGGCACCAGTCGTTCGTTCGGTCTAAGTTATTCTCTCGGATTCGCCGGCTGCTGCCCGACGCAGGTCCGGCGGTAGCTTTACACCCCTACGAATAATCAAAAGAATGGTGATGTATTGAGGGTGGATGTCCCGAACAACGTGAGGGGATCGACCTTTCAGTACATCTGCCCGGAAATGGAGGGAGAGTCTGCGTTCTGAATATCAAGTGCGATCCGCCGATCCCCTTCCCCACGAACCACTCTGCGACAACGAAAGGCGAGGAATGGAGCATGGCGAACGAACACTTCTACCCTGAGATCGAGCCGTACCGGACCGGTCAGTTACCGGTCAATGACCTGCACACTCTTTACTACGAGGAGTGCGGCACGCCGGACGGTCTGCCGATACTGTTCGTCCATGGCGGCCCGGGTGCCGGCTGCAGCACTACCGATCGGCGCTTCTTCGCCCCGGATCGATTCCGCATCGTGCTGTTCGACCAGCGCGGCTGCGGTCGATCCACACCGCCGGGCGAGCTGAAGGACAACTCTCCCGCCCACCTGGTGGCAGACATCGAGCGGCTCCGGGAAGAGCTGGGAATAGACACCTGGCACGTCTTCGGCGGCTCATGGGGCAGCTCGCTGGCGATGTTCTACGCCCAGGAACATCCGGACCACGTCCGCAGCCTTGTGCTCCGCGGCATCTGGATGCTCCGTGACGAGGAGATCCGCTGGTGGCTCTACGAGATGGGGATGATCCAGCCGGAACTATGGCGGCAGTTCGTCGAGCCAATCCCCGAGGACGAACGAGGCGATCTGCTGGAGGCCTTCTGGAAGCGACTCGACGGCGACGACACGGAGGCCGGACTTGCGGCGGCCAAAGCCTGGTCGATCTACGAGGGATCCTGCTGCACCCTCCTGCCCAACCCGGAGTTCAGCGACGTCTTCGGCGAGCCGGAGCTGGCCTGGAACCTGGCCCGACTGGAGGCCCACTACTTCCGCAATGTGCGTTTCAAACCGGACACGTTGCTCCTCGACCGGGTCGGTCGCCTGCGCTCGATCCCGGCCTTCGCAGTGCACGGCCGCTACGACCTGGTGTGTCCGGTGAAGAACCTCGACGACCTTTGCCACGCCTGGCCAGAGCTGGATGCGGTCATCGTTCCGGATGCCGGTCATTCGTCGCACGAGCCGGGCATCACCCGGCAACTGGTGGCGGCCACGACCCGCATTGCCGAGACGGGATCACCCGTGCGCTTAACAGGATAAAGGTGCAGTAGCGAAGTAACTGGACCAACGTCGACCCTGCCGAAATGGATAACACAGTACCGCCGATCGACCGGCCGCAAACTGGTGCCGGCATCTTCACGTCCGCGTGCAGGATTCTGTGCAGCGTCCTGATCGTCTCGCCACTCGTCTATGGAATCTCAGCCGATGAAGGAGACGCTTTTCGCTTCCTGATCCTCGTCCTGATCGCTTCGGTGGCCGGGGGCATTCTCGTCGCGAACTCGATCTTCGTGCTCGTCAGACATCGCTCACCACGGTCAATCGCCGTCAGTGTGGTGTTCGTCATCGTGGGCGTGATCGGTGTCCTTCTTGCCTGGATCTACTTGCCAGACCTGGCAATGCATTAGGAAACCCTGTAGACGAGGAATGGGGCCGGGTTCCTCGAGGCTGACCTGCCGGGGCCGGCTCTCCGTCCAAATCTGGTGCCCACGATACGCTCTATGGATCCCCGACTGCATCGGGGATGACCGTGTGCCTGTCATGCCCGCGCTCCGCCCTTGCGGAAGCGAGGGGAGGCGAGCATCCATCCGAAGCCGGGGCCTCCGCGACATACCACGGATTCCCGACTGAACTCCGCCCCAGCCGAGACGGGTCGGGGATGACCGTGTGCGTGTCATGCCCGCGCTCCGCCCTTGCGGAAGCGAGGGGAGGCGGGCATCGATCCAAGTCCGGGGCCTCCGCGACACACCGTATCCCGACTGAATCAGCGGTCGTCAGAGTCGCTACGAGCCTCGCCTACGCGGAACCAGGCTCCTTCCCATTCCCATCCAGCCGAAACGAAAACGTCGTCCCCTGCCCTACCCGACTCTCAACCCGGATCTCACCACCGTGCAACTCGATTATCCTTCGTGTGATCGCGAGCCCCAACCCGGCACCGCCGCGCTCGCGAGACCGGCTCTTCTCCACCCGGTAGAATCGCTCGAAGATGTTCGCCACCTCGCCTTCCGGAATACCCGGTCCCGTGTCCGCCACCGCAATCTCGACCTTGCCCTCTACCCGCTCCGTGCGCACCCGAACATGGCCGCCCTCCGGCGTGAACTGGATCGCGTTGTCGATCAGGTTCGCGATGGCCCGCTCCACCAGCGCGATATCTGCATGCACCATCAGGAGATCCGACGGGATCTCTGCTGCAATGTCCACCCTCTTGCGCTCGGCGTCCGGCCTGAACTGCTGCACCAGGTCCTGAACAAGCTCCGACGAAGAAAATGATTCGGGCTTCAGTTCGACCTGCCCGGCATCCAGCTTCGAAAGCTCAAAGAGCTCGGACACTAGCGAACTCAAGGACGACGCATTGCGCGACACGACATCCAGGTATTCCCGTCGCTGATCGTCGCTCAGCTCTCCACCCTTCATCGCTATGGTCTCCAGATATCCCTGCATCGATGACAGTGGACTTCTGAGATCGTGTGACACGTTCGCAATCAGTTCACGACGTTGCCGATCTACCCGCGCCATCTCCTCCATGTTGGCGACGATCGTGTCGGCCATGCTGTTAAACGAGTCGGCGAGCTGTCCCAGTTCATCGTTCGCGCGATATCGAACCCGCTCATCGAACTCCCCGCCCGCGAATCGCGATACCGACTGCGTCACCGACCGGAGTCTGCGCGTCAGGAACCCAAACAACATCAGTCCGACGAGGCCTGTTAGCAGCAGACTGATAGCCAGCGCCCGGCCTGCGGCACGCAGGATGTAGCTGCCCCGTACCATCCCTACCACATCATCGTACTGGGCACCCGAAAGGATCACGTACACGAAGCAGTCGGGCTTGCCCATGATTTCGATCTGCGCTGCACTGAACGGCCTGGACTGCCCGTCACGGGCCGGGTCTTCGCCAAGAATCGGTGCGGGCTCTCCTTCAAGGAATCGACGAACCGGACCCAGATCGATGGCCTTATGCGACAGGCTCTGTGCCTCCTCCAGGAGATACTGCGCCAACACCGATCCGTCCGGGTCGAGGAGGTATACTTCGATCCGGGGATTTGCCTCGCGGATGCGCCGAAGCTCATCCTCTACGACTTCGTCGCGGATGTCATCCCCCAGCAGCGGCTCCAGCCTCCGCGCCAGAGTAGCCGCAAGCTGCATGTTGAGCTTCTGCTCCGTTTCGTTGCCGAATCGCTCGAAGGAACGCACCGTCACGAGCGTGATCACCGCGCCCAGAAACACCATGAGCAGCAGGAAGAGCAGCGACAGTTTGGTGTAGAAGGTCTTGAACATTCTCAAGCGCATTACTGATCGGCTCCGAACCGGTATCCTACGCCCCAGACCGTCTGGATCAGAACCGGAGAGGTCGGCACACGCTCGATCTTACGTCGCAACCGGTTGATGTGCGAATTGACGGTATGACTGTACCCCTCGTACTCGTAGCCCCACACGTCCTCGAGCAGTTCGTGCCTGCTGAAAACTTTCCCGGGAAACTGCATGAACGCGATGAGCAGATCAAACTCCTTCGCGGTCAGTTCGACCGGCTTGCCGTCGACGGTGACCAGTCGGCGTTCGACGTCTGCTTCGACGCGGTCAAACTTGTACTTCTTCTGGCGCGACTCCGCCGGCTGGCTATCGACTTCGATCCGTCTGAAGATTGCTTTGATTCGAGCCACGAGTTCTCGCAGACTGAACGGCTTGGTCATGTAGGCATCTGCACCCAGCTCCAGTCCAAGCACCTTGTCGACTTCCTCCGTGCGAGCGCTCAGGACAAGGATCGGAATTTTCCGGTCCGTCTCCCGAATCCGCCGGCAGACCTCGAAGCCGTCCATCTCCGGCAGCATGATGTCGAGAACGACGAGCGCGTGCTCCTCCGCACTGAGTTGCTGCAGAGCATCCTTCCCCGTGATGGCTACACCAACATCGTATCCGAGATCACCAAGGTGAATGCTGATCAACTCGGCGATGTCCGGATCATCTTCGACCACAAGGATCTTCAGTGACATCGGTTCCATGGTTCGGGATCAGGATCGCAAGGTGAGTACGAGCAAGAAGCCGCCGCGGTTCACCGGAACCACAGCGGCCTTCGCTCCAAATTCCGCAAATACGTCTTTCGGTCTCCACACGGGAGATTTAGCGTACCCGCTTGACTGTGACGCGCGCGACCTTATTACGCCAGTTGTACGCGTCCGCATCCATGTCTCCAACGCCCGTGAAGCCAGGATGTGACTCGACGACGCCTGACGTTGCCGGACGGTCATTCTGTCCGTCCGCTGCCACCGCGACCGGTCCGATCGCTCCGCACGGGTCAACGACGCTCGTATACAGCTCATCGTTGGCCTCCGTGCCGGCGTCATAGGCGCCCGGGAAATACACGGCCGTCTCCGGACCGCTTGGAAGTTCGACACTGTCGAGACCGATGAATCCGTCGTTCGTGCAGATCAGCATAGCGGCAAGCGAGAGGTAACGGGCGCCCTCGGCTGCCTTGATGTACGCCGTCAGCTTGTCCGGCCCGGGCCCACCCTTGATGTGCACAGGCGCCATCGTGCCAACAACGCCGGATACACCATCCGCTCCGGTCAATGCTCCAACGGCGGTCGACGGATCGCCGTTCTCTGCGATCAGTCGGATACCTTCAGAGGCAGCCGAGCCGCCGCTGAACAGGCTTGCCGAGGCGTCGTGCGTGACGAGAACGCCCGGCGAGAACGGCTGCGAATGCGACATATTGATGATCGTGACTTCGTATTCGGCCTCGCTCGCCGCGCTCACGCCAGCCTTGCTTGCCGATGCGGACGCGAATTCAACTGACGACCCGCCGTCAACAGCCGTCAACATGCCGT belongs to Rhodothermales bacterium and includes:
- the pip gene encoding prolyl aminopeptidase; amino-acid sequence: MANEHFYPEIEPYRTGQLPVNDLHTLYYEECGTPDGLPILFVHGGPGAGCSTTDRRFFAPDRFRIVLFDQRGCGRSTPPGELKDNSPAHLVADIERLREELGIDTWHVFGGSWGSSLAMFYAQEHPDHVRSLVLRGIWMLRDEEIRWWLYEMGMIQPELWRQFVEPIPEDERGDLLEAFWKRLDGDDTEAGLAAAKAWSIYEGSCCTLLPNPEFSDVFGEPELAWNLARLEAHYFRNVRFKPDTLLLDRVGRLRSIPAFAVHGRYDLVCPVKNLDDLCHAWPELDAVIVPDAGHSSHEPGITRQLVAATTRIAETGSPVRLTG
- a CDS encoding HAMP domain-containing protein is translated as MFKTFYTKLSLLFLLLMVFLGAVITLVTVRSFERFGNETEQKLNMQLAATLARRLEPLLGDDIRDEVVEDELRRIREANPRIEVYLLDPDGSVLAQYLLEEAQSLSHKAIDLGPVRRFLEGEPAPILGEDPARDGQSRPFSAAQIEIMGKPDCFVYVILSGAQYDDVVGMVRGSYILRAAGRALAISLLLTGLVGLMLFGFLTRRLRSVTQSVSRFAGGEFDERVRYRANDELGQLADSFNSMADTIVANMEEMARVDRQRRELIANVSHDLRSPLSSMQGYLETIAMKGGELSDDQRREYLDVVSRNASSLSSLVSELFELSKLDAGQVELKPESFSSSELVQDLVQQFRPDAERKRVDIAAEIPSDLLMVHADIALVERAIANLIDNAIQFTPEGGHVRVRTERVEGKVEIAVADTGPGIPEGEVANIFERFYRVEKSRSRERGGAGLGLAITRRIIELHGGEIRVESRVGQGTTFSFRLDGNGKEPGSA
- a CDS encoding response regulator transcription factor: MSLKILVVEDDPDIAELISIHLGDLGYDVGVAITGKDALQQLSAEEHALVVLDIMLPEMDGFEVCRRIRETDRKIPILVLSARTEEVDKVLGLELGADAYMTKPFSLRELVARIKAIFRRIEVDSQPAESRQKKYKFDRVEADVERRLVTVDGKPVELTAKEFDLLIAFMQFPGKVFSRHELLEDVWGYEYEGYSHTVNSHINRLRRKIERVPTSPVLIQTVWGVGYRFGADQ